The Longimicrobiaceae bacterium genomic interval CCGGAACGACGAAGAAGCCGGCCCGCGACCGGGAACTCGGTCAGGACCGGCTTCTTCCTATGAACGGCGGCAGGAAACGAGACCTGCGCTTGGGCGTGACCACTACGATGCGGATGAAGTCGTTCTTGTCGTTCACCACCAGCTCGCAGTAGTACAGCCCGGATGGCACTCTTCTGCCGTTCAGGTCCCTCCCGTCCCAGTACGCCAGCTTACGCCCTGGCTGCGTGTACCGGAGGTTGGTGACCTTCACGTCCTTGCCCCGCGGGTGGCCTACCGCCGTGGGCACCGCTACCAGCTGACGAAGCACGTTGTAGATGCGGATGGAGACGACCCCCGGCTGTCCATCCTTGAACAATCTCTCTTCCAGGTAGAACGGGATCCACGTCTCGGGGTTGACGGGATTCGGCGAGTTCTGCTCCAGGCGGAAGCCCTTTGCCGCTTGTGCCGGCAGCGACTCCTCCGGGTCCTGGGCCCGCAATTTCGGGGGGGAGAGAAACCCGTAGATCACGAGAAGGAGGAGCAGAACAGCGGGCGCGCGATTCATCGGCACCTCTCTGTTCGTGTGGGTACGGTGCTACTCCTCCGGCGTGGGGGAAGCGGGGAACGTGTGTGCCCGGACGTGCGCAGTATACCCGCGCCGCCCGGCGGAATCAAGGAACACCCGGCCGCTCCGCGAGGGGGCGGCGGAAGCGAAAGTGCGGCTTCGGTTTGGTGTTACGCGCGGGCGTGGCAGCTTCGCGTCCGGCCCGCATCTGCATCTCCGGGCGCCCGCCGCGATCCGGCGGCGAGCGGGGTGCACAGGGAGACGCGTACCCCCTGGCGGCCCGGGAGTGCCACCCTCTGCGTCACGGTTCCGCGGGGCGGACGAAGAGCTCCAGCGAGCGGAACGGGCGGTCGTGCGCCAGCTGCGCCTCCAGGAAGGCGCGAAGCAGCGCCCGGTGCACGCCCGTGCTCCCCAGCCGCTCCACCGGCTCGCCGCGCACCATCGCGCGAAGCTCGGCTCGCGCGGCGGGGTCGAAGATGCGGCCCACGGGGCGGCAGCGGGTGCAGGCGACTCCCCCGCCCTGCACGTCGAACCGCACGGCCTCGTCCGGCTCCAGCACGCGGCCACAGGAGACGCACACGTCCGTCTGCGGCTCGAAGCCGAGCAGGCCGACGACCGTCCACACGCCGGCGAACACCGCCCGCTCCGTTTCGTCCGCCCCGGCGGCCGCCGCGGCGGCGATGTCGTCCCAGGCGGCGACCAGCGCCTCGAACAGTGCCGGGTGCGGCTCCTCGGTGGCGCTGCGGAGGGCGATCTCCACCAGCAGCGAGGCGCCCGCGAAGGCAGCCAGGCTGCGGCCCAGCGCCTGCCTGCTGCGGACCAGGTCGAAGCCGCCCAGCGTGTGCAGGTCGCGCCCTTCCTTCAGGTAGAACGACGCGCTGCCCTCGGTGAACGGCTCCAGCACGCCGCCGAAGCGGCTCTTGGGCCGCAGCGCGCCCTTCGCCATCACGGAGCGGACGCCGTGATCCCAGGTGAAGAGGCGCAGGATCTTGCTGGTCTCGCTGTACGGGAACGCCTGGAGGACGAGGGCGCGCGTGGTGACCAGCGGCACGGCGGCCTTCCTATCGGGGTTCGGCGCCGGACCCGGAGCCGTCGTACGCCTGTCCGCCCACGGCCGCGGGCGGGGCCTTCCACGCGTCGTCGGACGAATCGCCGTCCGCCGGCGTATCGTCCCGCATCGCATCTCCCGTGTCGTTCGGGGGAGACGACGCGCGGCCGGACTGGCGGATCGCGACGCCGGCGCCGGCGAGGAGGAGCAGCCCCGCGACGGCGATGGCGGCGATCTTGGGATCGACGGGCGCGGGCGTGGGCACGTCCCAGGAGAGGACGACGCGGGCGCCGGGGCGCAGGTTCGCGCCGTTGAACTGCACGTACTTCTCGCTGTCCGCCGCGAACGGCTTCGGGCCGGAGAGGCCCGCGACGGATGCCTTGGGCGCGGGCTGGCGGATGAAGACGTTGAGCGAGTCGGTCGCGCTGGCGACCTGGATGGGCAGCGAGCTTCGGCCGGCTAGGACGTGGTAGCGGATGAACAGCTCGCGCGCGCCGGGCGTGATGGGCGCGGTGATGTACACGCGGTCGCCCATGTGCGCGACCTCGCCCTGCACCACCTCGCCCTCGCCCACCTCGAACGCGGTGATGCCGTGCGGCACCGGCAGGCTCCACACCGGCTTGCTGCTGCCGGGCACGATGGTGCGGTGCGAGCGGTTGTCCACGCGCACGATCTCGCCCACCTCCCACCCGCCCTGCGCCTCGGGGATCAGCGCCACGTCGCGCCGGGCGATGCGCACCGAGTCCACCGCCGCGGGGGCGGAGGTGGTGTCGTACGCCTGGAGGCGGTAGCCGTCGCGCGCGTCGCCCGCGTGCAGCGGCGGGCCGAAGTAGCGCACCCCGTCCACCTCGGCCGTGGCGAAGAAGACGGTGAAGCCCGCGTCGGCCGAGACGGAGGGGACGGCGACGGCGAACGAGCCGTCGGGCGACGTCACGGTCTTGGCGACGGGGCCGGAGGCGGTGCGGGTCACGCGGTGCAGCGTCACGGGCACGCCGCCCACTCCGCCGGACTCGCGCACTACGTGGCCGCGCAGGGTCTGCTGCGCGGCCGCGGGAAGGGCGAGCAGCGCCAGGAGGAGCAGCGCCGCGCAGGCCGGGCCGGCGGCGCGGAAGTTCGGTCGGAACAGGGTCACGGGTTGAAGCGTCCCAGGTCTTCGGGGTTGAGCTTGCGCAGGTACTCCTGGAGCTGCTCGGGGTTGAGCTTCGGCTTCGGCTCGCCGCCCTCGCTCTCGTCGTCGTCGTCCGATGCCGTCTCGTCCGGCTCCGGCGAGTGCATCTCGATGGTCGTGGCGGTCAGGAGCTCGTCGTCGGCGTACAGGTCCGACTGCGTGCGCAGGGCGATGGCGATGGAGTCCGACGGGCGCGCATCGACCGTGAACACCTCGTCGCCGCGCTGGATCACCAGCTCGGCGAAGTAGGTGTTCTCCTGCACGCGGGTGATGAGCACGCGCGTGAGCGTGCCCCCCAGCCCGCGGATGAGCGCGGGGAAGAGGTCGTGCGTGAGCGGGCGCGGGAAGCGCATCCCCGCCATCTCCATGGCGATGGCGCTCGCCTCGGCCGGGCCGATCCAGATGGGCAGCACGCGCTCGCCCCCCGCCTCCTGGAGGATGACGACGGGCGACTTGGTGCTCTGGTCCAGCCCCAGGCTCTGTACCCTGACTTTGATCATGCTGCCGTCCAAATGGCGCGAGGTGGCGGCGCTGCGGAGGTCCGCACGCGCCGCCACCTCGGTGGTCGCTCGGGCGCCGGAACCTGCCCCGGCGCGTGGTCCCTCAAGCTTCGGGCCGCGGCGTGCGTGCGCCGCGGATCCGGAGGGGAGCCCTCCGGCGGGCTACTGCCCCGCGGCCGTGCGCAGGTCGTCCGCGCGGTCGGTGCGCTCCCACGGGAACAGCACCACCGGCGTGCCGTTGCCGGCTTCGACGGACTGGCGGCCGAAGTGGCCGTACGCCGCGGTGGGCTTGTAGATCGGCTTGCGCAGGTCGAGCGCCTTGATGATCTCGCCCGGGCGGAAGTCGAACACGTCGCGCACCGCCTTCTCGATCGCCTCGTCGCCCACCGTGCCGGTGCCGAACGTGTCCACGCGCACGCTCACCGGCTCGGCCACGCCGATGGCGTAGGCCAGCTGGATCTCGCAGCGCCGCGCCAGGCCTGCCGCCACGATGTTCTTGGCCGCCCACCGCGCCGCGTACGCCGCCGAGCGGTCCACCTTGGTCGGGTCCTTGCCGCTGAAGGCGCCGCCGCCGTGCCGGCCCATGCCGCCGTACGTGTCCACGATGATCTTGCGGCCCGTGAGCCCCGCGTCGCCGTGCGGCCCGCCGATCACGAAGCGGCCGGTGGGGTTGATGTGGAACGTGCACGAGTCCAGGTCCAGCAGCTCCGCCGGCAGCGACGGGACGATCACCTTCTCGATGATCTCTTCGCGGATCTCCTCGTTGGTCACGTCCTCGGCGTGCTGCGTGCTGATGACCACGGTGTCGATGCGCACCGGGCGGTCGCCCTCGTACTCCACCGTCACCTGGCTCTTCCCGTCGGGCCGCAGCCAGTGGAGCTTGCCGTTCTTGCGCACGTCGCTCAGCCGCTCGGCCAGGCGGTGCGCCAGGTGGATGGGCAGCGGCATCAGCACGTCGGTGTCGTCGCTCGCGAAGCCGAACATCATGCCCTGGTCGCCCGCGCCGCCCACGTCCACACCCTGCGAGATGTCGGGGCTCTGCTTGCCGATGGCCACCATCACGCCGCAGGTGTTGCCGCCGATGCCGTAGCTGGCGTCGGTGTACCCGATGCCGTTGAGCGTGCCGCGCACCAGCGCGGGGATGTCCACGTACGTGTCGGTGGTGATCTCGCCCGCCACGACCGCGAGGCCGGTGGTGACCAGCGTCTCGCAGGCCACGCGGCCGGTGGGGTCGCTCTCCAGGATCGCGTCGAGCACTGCGTCCGAGATCTGGTCGGCGATCTTGTCGGGGTGTCCCTCGGTCACGGACTCCGAGGTGAAAAGCTGGCGGTTCGAAGCCACGACCGCTCCTGTGTTGTGTGATGGTTGGTTACGGATGCTGCGAAAGCGGGGCAAGATACGCCGTCAGGCGGGCTCCGACAAGCTCCACGACCCGGTGAGCTTGCCCAGGTCAAGCACCTGGCCCAGGTGCCCGGAGAGGATGCGCATCACCTGGTCGGGCGTCTCCGCCTTGAGCGCCTCGGCGACCGCCAGGGCGGCGTCGGCGTGGCTCACCGAGCGGATCACCTTCTTGATCTCGGCCAGCGCAGAAGGGCCCACGCTGAGCGAGCTGACCTGCATCCCGATCAGCATGAAGGCGCCCAGCGGGTTGCCCGCCAGCTCGCCGCACACGGTGACCTCGATGCCCGCCGCCCGGCCCGCGTCGGCCGTCATCGCTAGGAGGCGGACGACGGCGGGGTGGAAGGGGTTGTAGAGTCGGGCCAGCCGCGAGTTGCCGCGGTCCACCGCCAGCGTGTACTGCGTGAGGTCGTTGGTGCCGATGGAGAAGAAGTCCACGTACCGCGCCAGCTCGGGCGACGACAGCGCCGCCGCCGGCGTCTCCACCATCGCCCCGAGGACGTACTTGCGCGGCATGGGGATCCCCTCCGCCGCCAGCTCCTCGATGCACGACTCGATCAGCTTGCGCGTCGCCAGCACCTCGGCGACCTCGTTGACCAGCGGGATCATGATGCGGACGTCGCCGTGCGGCATCGTCCGCAGCAGCGCGCGGAGCTGCGTGCGGAAGATGGCGGGCTCGTCCAGGCACACGCGGATGGCGCGCCAGCCCAGGAACGGGTTCTCCTCCGGCTGCATGTGCAGGAACGCCGGGAACTTGTCGCCGCCCAGGTCGAAGGTGCGGATGACCACCGGCTGCCCGGGGAACGCGTCCGCCACCTGGCGATACGCCCGGTACTGCTCCTCCTCCCCCGGCGCCGTGCCGCGGCCGACGACCAGGAACTCGGTGCGGTAGAGGCCGATGCCGTCCGCCCCGT includes:
- a CDS encoding bifunctional nuclease family protein, whose protein sequence is MIKVRVQSLGLDQSTKSPVVILQEAGGERVLPIWIGPAEASAIAMEMAGMRFPRPLTHDLFPALIRGLGGTLTRVLITRVQENTYFAELVIQRGDEVFTVDARPSDSIAIALRTQSDLYADDELLTATTIEMHSPEPDETASDDDDESEGGEPKPKLNPEQLQEYLRKLNPEDLGRFNP
- the recO gene encoding DNA repair protein RecO; translated protein: MPLVTTRALVLQAFPYSETSKILRLFTWDHGVRSVMAKGALRPKSRFGGVLEPFTEGSASFYLKEGRDLHTLGGFDLVRSRQALGRSLAAFAGASLLVEIALRSATEEPHPALFEALVAAWDDIAAAAAAGADETERAVFAGVWTVVGLLGFEPQTDVCVSCGRVLEPDEAVRFDVQGGGVACTRCRPVGRIFDPAARAELRAMVRGEPVERLGSTGVHRALLRAFLEAQLAHDRPFRSLELFVRPAEP
- the metK gene encoding methionine adenosyltransferase is translated as MASNRQLFTSESVTEGHPDKIADQISDAVLDAILESDPTGRVACETLVTTGLAVVAGEITTDTYVDIPALVRGTLNGIGYTDASYGIGGNTCGVMVAIGKQSPDISQGVDVGGAGDQGMMFGFASDDTDVLMPLPIHLAHRLAERLSDVRKNGKLHWLRPDGKSQVTVEYEGDRPVRIDTVVISTQHAEDVTNEEIREEIIEKVIVPSLPAELLDLDSCTFHINPTGRFVIGGPHGDAGLTGRKIIVDTYGGMGRHGGGAFSGKDPTKVDRSAAYAARWAAKNIVAAGLARRCEIQLAYAIGVAEPVSVRVDTFGTGTVGDEAIEKAVRDVFDFRPGEIIKALDLRKPIYKPTAAYGHFGRQSVEAGNGTPVVLFPWERTDRADDLRTAAGQ
- the ptsP gene encoding phosphoenolpyruvate--protein phosphotransferase; this translates as MTLVRDGIPAAPGIVIAPARVLRWEVPRVPHGVTVAPGDVEAEIARFLDACEWAKERIRELQARTVERMGEVEAQIFEPQVLMLEDADLIQGTIGYIRESHLSAERAFEWRVLEWESAMSHTSHPMVLDRLNDLADVQTRVLRRLLDLPDPDLTARSDQKVVLVARELTPSLTVQLDPRQVVGIATDLGTRTSHSSILARSMDIPCVVSLGDFSEHVREGDELVLDGRSGRVIVLPTEEDKETYRERDFQIREWEQELVLLAHLEPVTRDGLRVELRSNIDLPGEAVSAKAHGADGIGLYRTEFLVVGRGTAPGEEEQYRAYRQVADAFPGQPVVIRTFDLGGDKFPAFLHMQPEENPFLGWRAIRVCLDEPAIFRTQLRALLRTMPHGDVRIMIPLVNEVAEVLATRKLIESCIEELAAEGIPMPRKYVLGAMVETPAAALSSPELARYVDFFSIGTNDLTQYTLAVDRGNSRLARLYNPFHPAVVRLLAMTADAGRAAGIEVTVCGELAGNPLGAFMLIGMQVSSLSVGPSALAEIKKVIRSVSHADAALAVAEALKAETPDQVMRILSGHLGQVLDLGKLTGSWSLSEPA